The Sulfurospirillum tamanense DNA window CAAATCCCGCACCAAAGGCAAGAGGTTGGTCATGGAGTTGAGCACAAAACCAAGGTCCATAGGGGAGCTATTTTTGGTATAGGGAAATCCTGTGGCAAGAAGGGCTTCTTGAAGGGTAGTGCTTTGGCTTACATGTAAGCGGGTTCCGTTGCAAAACGCGCCACTTCCTTTTTGCGCCAAGTACATTTCATCCAAAATAGGATTATACACGCCCCCTTCTACGGCTTTGCCATCCCTCCACACGCCCACAGAAATGCCCACATGAGGCAAGCGATGCACGAAGTTTGTGGTACCGTCAATGGGATCAACAAAGATGCCACTTTTAGGGAAGGTATTTCCCTTGTAGCTCTCTTCGCCAAAAATCTCATCATTTGGGTACGCCCCTTTGAGTTTGGGCATCAGAAACTTTTCGATGAGTACATCGTACTCCGTAACCAAATCTGCTTTGTCTTTATACTGGGTTTTAAACGCCCCGTAAAAACCCTCTTTGAGCAGTTCGCCCGCCTCTTTTAAAATGGGTTCAAGTTGCATTATTATCCTTACATGTAAACAATTTTACGCTTCTTCAAAGGTGTTGGTTTGCTTATTGAAACGGTAACTTTCCATAGGGTTTTCCCCAATCTGGCACACGAGATTACAAAAAGTCGCAGGGGAAAGCGCCAACGCTTTGCCAATTACTTCAAAAATATACGCGCGGGTGTGCATCACGGGCGTGGAGCTCACGCCCGTAAACACAAAGCCTTCTTCCTCAGGGATTCTCTCAAACCCCTCTTTTTCCAAATGCGCCACAAACGCGCTTTCATCTTTTAAATGTTCCACATCTATCGCTACAAGTACGTCCATCGCACCATTCTCCTCATTGTAATGTTTTTAAATGTTCCAAAAACGCTTCTGGCGTTTTAAATCCGACAATCTGAGCATGTGGCAACTCTACGCCATCACGGTAAAAAATAAGCCCCGGAGGTCCAAAAAGACCAAATTTAGCCAACAATGCCTTGTCTTGCGCTGTGTTTTTAGTCACATCAACCTTTAAAAGTGTCATACTTTTAAAGGCTTCTTGCACCCTAGCATCTGCAAAGGTAATGCTCTCTAGCTCCTTGCAACTCACGCACCAATCTGCGTAAAAATCAACCATCACTACTCCGCTTGTCTGCTCTATGCGTCTTTGTAAACTCCCAATACTGTCCACTGGCTCAAAAGCACGCAAACCAACGGTGCTTCCGCTTCCAAAAAATGGAGCCAAAGGATTTAAAGGGTCGTTGGCCTTAGCCAAGCTCCCCACAAACAGGGTAGCCCCGTAAAGCAAAAATACGGTAGCAGAAGTTCTAACAACTGTATTGACCCATGGTTTCTCGCTTTCAACACTCCAAAGGTGCGCCGCTAGCCCCAGACAAAGCACTGACCAAAGCAACAGCTCCACCCAAGAAGGAAGCACGCGCCCTAGCATCCAGATGGCAACGCCAAGCATCATAACGCCAAACACCGCTTTGGTAGCATTCATCCACTTACCCGGCTTTGGTAACAAACGTCCTGCAGAAGCGCCGATGAGCAAAAGTGGCACACCCATGCCAAGACTCATAACAAAGAGCGCCACCCCACCCAAGAGCGCATCGCCCGTTTGGCTAATATACAACAGCGCTCCCGCCAAAGGCGCCGCAACGCAAGGCCCCACGATAAGTGCAGA harbors:
- a CDS encoding inositol monophosphatase family protein translates to MQLEPILKEAGELLKEGFYGAFKTQYKDKADLVTEYDVLIEKFLMPKLKGAYPNDEIFGEESYKGNTFPKSGIFVDPIDGTTNFVHRLPHVGISVGVWRDGKAVEGGVYNPILDEMYLAQKGSGAFCNGTRLHVSQSTTLQEALLATGFPYTKNSSPMDLGFVLNSMTNLLPLVRDLRRYGAASLDLCLVAKGTFDGFYEINLKPWDVAAGIVMVEEAGGKVTTHEGGAYDMNDRTIIASNGAIHEALVNEIGFYE